GAGCGAATTAAGCCGGATTCTTCACCCGGAAAGGTCTATTTAATAGGGGCCGGCCCTGGCGACCCGGGCCTCTTGACCATTCGTGGCAAGGAGCTTTTGGCTGAGGCCGAGGTAGTCGTATATGATCGTCTGGCAAGCCCGAGGCTTCTGCCCTTTGCCTCTCCTCATGCAGAACGTATCTATGTTGGTAAGCGGATGGGCTCACACACAGTGACTCAGGAAGATATCAACAGGATGATCGTGGAAAAGGCAATGGAAGGAAAGTGTGTAGCCCGCCTGAAGGGAGGGGATCCTTTTATATTCGGCAGGGGGGGCGAAGAGACCCAGGCCCTTGCCAGGGCGGGGATATATTTTGAGGTGGTGCCCGGCGTGACCTCAGGTATTGCAGTTCCTGCCTACGCCGGAATACCCCTGACCCACAGAGCACATACCGCTTCCGTGGCCTTTATTACAGGCCACCGCAAAGTTGACAGCATGGAGGCGGATATAGACTGGGAGGGCCTGGCCAGGGGCGTGGGGACACTTGTCTTTATGATGGGGATGAAAAACCTGCCCAATATTGCAGAACAGCTCATAAAGTACGGACGCAGTCCCGATACTCCGGTAGCAGTGATCCGCTGGGGAACCACCCCTCTTCAGACTTCGATTACAGGAAATTTGTCAAATATAGCAGAAAAGGTAAAAGAAGCAGGTCTTGGACCCCCATCAATTATAGTGGTGGGAAAAGTGGTGGCCCTGCGGGACCAGGCAAACTGGTTCGAAAGACTGCCCCTGTTGGGTAAACGGATCCTGGTTACCAGGACCAGGGAACAGGCCAGTGATCTTGTAAGATTGCTGGAGCGGAGAGGCGCATATTGCCTGGAGTGCCCTACAATAGAAGTCCATTGGCCAGAGGATTTGGGGCCTCTTGACCAGGCCATTAACTCGCTTTCTGCCTTCAGCTGGGTGATTTTCAGCAGCACCAATGCGGTACGTTTTTTCTTTGAACGTCTTTTCGCACTGAATTTTGATCTCAGGGCCCTTGGGAACATACGTATTGCTGTTGTGGGCGCCGGCACTGCCAAGGCCGTTTCCGCCCTGCACTTAACTTCCGACATTATGCCAGACAACTTCCGGGCTGAAGGCCTGATAGAGGCCTTCAGCCAGATAGGCGTATCAGGGAAGCGCATACTTATTCCCAGGGCGGAAAAGGCAAGAGAGATTCTCCCAAGCCGGCTTTCAGAGCTTGGAGCAGATGTTACCGTAGTCCCTGCCTATAGGACCCTGGCACCTGACCTGGATCCGGAAACCCTGGAGATACTGGGGCAGGAAACCATTGACGTATTGACCTTCACCAGCTCATCAACTGTCAAGAACTTTTTCCGGTTGCTCCCTGATTATCTGCGCAAGCGGATACTTGAAAAGGCAAAGGTGGCCTGTATTGGTCCGATCACTGCCAGGACGGCGGAAGATTATGGCCTTAAGGTCACGGTTCAGCCTGATGAGTTTACAATATCCTCGCTGGTAGCTGCCATAGAGGGGCTTTTTGAATGAAATGATAGATATCCTTTATTTATTAAGTTTACACTTTTTTTCGAAAAAGCGTGTATTATCGAATTGAATGTCGATATCGAAATTAGAATTAGATAATACATCTACACCTTTATGTTTTCCCAATTTCAAATTTCAAATTTTACTGCTATACACAGCGTCATAAGTAATTGCCGATTTTTGCAATTGCTATTTCGCATAAGTATTTTGAATTACACATTAATTGTTGAAAGGGATCTATCAATTTTCGGCAGCTATGTCTGAC
The sequence above is drawn from the Deltaproteobacteria bacterium genome and encodes:
- the cobA gene encoding uroporphyrinogen-III C-methyltransferase; translation: MERIKPDSSPGKVYLIGAGPGDPGLLTIRGKELLAEAEVVVYDRLASPRLLPFASPHAERIYVGKRMGSHTVTQEDINRMIVEKAMEGKCVARLKGGDPFIFGRGGEETQALARAGIYFEVVPGVTSGIAVPAYAGIPLTHRAHTASVAFITGHRKVDSMEADIDWEGLARGVGTLVFMMGMKNLPNIAEQLIKYGRSPDTPVAVIRWGTTPLQTSITGNLSNIAEKVKEAGLGPPSIIVVGKVVALRDQANWFERLPLLGKRILVTRTREQASDLVRLLERRGAYCLECPTIEVHWPEDLGPLDQAINSLSAFSWVIFSSTNAVRFFFERLFALNFDLRALGNIRIAVVGAGTAKAVSALHLTSDIMPDNFRAEGLIEAFSQIGVSGKRILIPRAEKAREILPSRLSELGADVTVVPAYRTLAPDLDPETLEILGQETIDVLTFTSSSTVKNFFRLLPDYLRKRILEKAKVACIGPITARTAEDYGLKVTVQPDEFTISSLVAAIEGLFE